The proteins below come from a single Zea mays cultivar B73 chromosome 8, Zm-B73-REFERENCE-NAM-5.0, whole genome shotgun sequence genomic window:
- the LOC100284596 gene encoding uncharacterized protein LOC100284596, producing MAAASWRTGHQLPRRPAPCSKQNRTTSNSKPPVVIAHECPSAMRAHVVEVPAGRDVLSCVSAFARRGRRGALVLGAAGQVTDVVLREPAALVLRGTMEILSLAGCFFPFPAPATGTAVFLAGPRGSVLGGGVALGGLVAAGPVVVMVATFVAAALDRLPLGNKGCDDVHAMDTTGRAAGPGRQCAESTSSVANKDPFLPAALY from the coding sequence ATGGCCGCTGCGAGTTGGAGGACggggcaccaactccctcgccgtcCCGCGCCGTGCTCCAAGCAGAACCGGACCACCAGCAATAGCAAGCCGCCGGTGGTGATCGCGCACGAGTGCCCCAGCGCGATGCGTGCCCACGTGGTGGAGGTGCCCGCGGGGCGCGACGTGCTGTCGTGcgtctcggcgttcgcgcggcgtGGGCGGCGCGGCGCGCTGGTGCTGGGCGCGGCCGGGCAAGTCACGGACGTGGTGCTCCGGGAGCCAGCAGCGCTGGTGCTCCGCGGCACCATGGAGATACTGAGCCTGGCCGGCTGCTTCTTCCCGTTCCCGGCTCCAGCCACGGGGACGGCGGTGTTCCTGGCGGGGCCGCGGGGCAGCGTGCTGGGCGGTGGCGTCGCGCTGGGAGGGCTGGTGGCCGCAGGGCCGGTGGTAGTGATGGTGGCCACGTTTGTGGCGGCGGCGCTGGACAGGCTGCCGTTGGGCAATAAGGGTTGTGACGACGTGCATGCCATGGACACCACCGGGCGTGCGGCTGGGCCTGGGCGGCAGTGTGCCGAAAGCACCAGCAGCGTGGCAAATAAGGATCCATTCCTGCCTGCTGCTCTTTACTAG